A single genomic interval of Schistocerca americana isolate TAMUIC-IGC-003095 chromosome 2, iqSchAmer2.1, whole genome shotgun sequence harbors:
- the LOC124593854 gene encoding S-formylglutathione hydrolase has protein sequence MPELIEVSSNRCFGGYQKVFSHESSELRCQMNFAVYLPPQSEERSLPVIYWLSGLTCTEQNFIQKAGAQRYAAAHGVIIVCPDTSPRGVNLPGEGDSWDFGSGAGFYVDSVTDPWQKHYRMYSYVTKELPDIINTNFPVLADKVSIMGHSMGGHGALICALKNPGKYRSVSAFAPICNPINCPWGKKAFTGYLGVGNILEWQRWDATELVKNYDGPPLDILIDQGVEDQFLKEKQLLPENFVAACQESHTPVVLQMCDGYDHSYYFIASFIGRHIEFHMKHLNATSTLL, from the exons ATGCCAGAACTAATTGAGGTATCGAGTAATCGTTGTTTCGGCGGGTATCAGAAAGTATTTTCTCATGAGAG TTCCGAGCTGCGATGTCAAATGAACTTTGCGGTTTACCTACCACCGCAATCGGAAGAACGTAGCCTGCCAGTCATATATTGGTTATCTGGTCTGACCTGTACGGAGCAGAACTTCATTCAGAAGGCCGGTGCTCAGAGATACGCAGCTGCACATGGAGTAATAATAGTTTGTCCAGACACTAGCCCTC GGGGCGTGAATTTGCCTGGAGAAGGTGACAGTTGGGATTTTGGTAGTGGAGCTGGATTTTATGTTGACTCCGTGACGGATCCATGGCAAAAACACTACCGAATGTATTCTTATGTCACAAAGGAACTCCCAGATATAATAAATACTAACTTCCCTGTGCTTGCAGATAAAGTGTCTATAATGGGTCACAG CATGGGTGGTCATGGGGCACTGATTTGTGCCCTGAAGAATCCTGGTAAATACCGCTCTGTATCTGCATTTGCACCCATTTGCAACCCAATAAATTGTCCCTGGGGAAAGAAAGCATTCACCGGCTATTTGGGAGTGGGTAACATTCTTGAGTGGCAAAGATGGGATGCAACTGAGCTAGTCAAAAACTATGATGGACCACCCCTTGACATTTTAATTGACCAG GGTGTGGAGGACCAGTTCCTGAAAGAAAAACAACTGCTGCCTGAAAATTTTGTTGCTGCTTGTCAGGAATCACACACACCTGTAGTGCTCCAAATGTGTGATGGTTATGATCATAGTTATTACTTCATTGCTTCTTTCATTGGTAGACACATTGAATTCCACATGAAACACCTCAATGCAACATCCACTCTTCTGTGA